The proteins below are encoded in one region of Sebastes fasciatus isolate fSebFas1 chromosome 16, fSebFas1.pri, whole genome shotgun sequence:
- the LOC141753356 gene encoding cationic amino acid transporter 3-like gives MAHKLANFGKILLRRRALDCSSEETRFARCLSTLDLIALGVGSTLGAGVYVLAGEVAREKAGPAIVLCFLIAALSSMLAGLCYAEFGARVPKTGSAYLYSYVTVGEIWAFITGWNLILSYVIGTASVARAWSSTFDNLVEQKISGFFRASMAMKVPGNVLAEYPDLFALILVLLLSGLLAFGVNESALVNKIFTGINLVVLGFVIISGFVKGNAANWNLTEDDYKSFINGTNSSRPFQVEKEFGVGGFAPFGLTGVLSGAATCFYAFVGFDCIATTSEEAKNPMRSIPIGIVASLLICFFAYFGVSAALTLMMPYYQLNTQSPLPEAFSYVGWGPARYIVAVGSLCALSTSLLGSMFPMPRVIYAMAEDGLLFRILSRMNERTKTPLIATITSGIVAALMAFLFKLADLVDLMSIGTLLAYSLVAICVLILRYQPGTLSSSSQTEKLVELVEGEKVAVSGGDSGDESGTEESPLRETFTVKLLFYPSGKIPTQTSGNIVYATTAIISLFITVLCIILANLLPELLSGHPGVVVPCVILTLLCVVCLVIIYRQPQSKEALTFKVPLLPWLPLFSVFVNIYLMMQLDMGTWIRFAVWMLIGFLIYFFYGIRNSSEAAKRSSPRKYEPALQTKRPIYTGAPDDSDMEAGGSP, from the exons ATGGCCCACAAGCTGGCCAACTTTGGCAAAATCCTGCTGCGTCGCCGGGCGTTGGACTGCTCCAGCGAAGAGACCCGGTTCGCCCGCTGCCTGTCCACCCTGGACCTCATCGCCTTGGGGGTGGGCTCCACGCTCGGCGCCGGCGTTTATGTCCTCGCTGGCGAGGTCGCCCGAGAAAAGGCGGGACCCGCCATCGTCCTCTGCTTCCTCATCGCCGCTCTGTCCTCCATGTTGGCCGGCCTGTGCTACGCCGAATTTGGCGCCCGTGTCCCCAAAACGGGCTCTGCATACCTCTACAGCTATGTGACGGTTGGAGAAATCTGGGCCTTCATCACAGGGTGGAACCTCATCCTCTCCTATGTGATAG GTACGGCCAGTGTTGCCAGGGCGTGGAGCTCAACGTTTGACAACTTGGTCGAACAAAAGATCTCCGGCTTCTTCCGAGCCTCCATGGCGATGAAGGTGCCGGGGAACGTGCTGGCAGAGTACCCCGACCTGTTCGCCCTCATCCTGGTCCTGCTGCTCTCTG GACTTCTGGCCTTTGGCGTGAACGAGTCGGCGCTGGTGAATAAGATCTTCACAGGCATCAATCTGGTGGTACTGGGCTTCGTAATCATCTCTGGGTTCGTTAAGGGGAACGCGGCCAACTGGAACCTGACGGAGGACGACTACAAAAGCTTCATAAACGGCACCAACAGCAGCAGGCCTTTTCA AGTTGAAAAGGAATTTGGCGTGGGTGGCTTCGCGCCATTTGGCCTGACTGGAGTCCTGTCTGGTGCCGCCACCTGCTTCTACGCCTTCGTGGGCTTCGACTGCATCGCCACAACAA GCGAAGAAGCGAAGAACCCCATGCGTTCCATACCAATCGGCATCGTAGCCTCGCTGCTCATCTGTTTTTTCGCCTACTTTGGCGTGTCTGCCGCTCTGACGCTCATGATGCCGTACTACCAGCTGAACACCCAGAGCCCTCTGCCTGAGGCCTTCAGCTACGTGGGCTGGGGTCCCGCCAGGTACATCGTGGCTGTGGGCTCTCTCTGCGCTCTGTCCACCAG TCTGCTAGGCTCTATGTTCCCCATGCCTCGTGTTATCTACGCCATGGCGGAGGACGGGCTGCTGTTCCGTATTCTTTCCAGGATGAACGAACGCACTAAGACGCCTCTCATTGCTACCATCACTTCAGGCATCGTTGCCG CTCTGATGGCTTTCCTGTTCAAACTGGCGGATCTGGTAGACCTCATGTCCATCGGCACTCTGTTGGCGTACTCTTTAGTGGCCATCTGTGTCCTCATCCTCAG GTACCAGCCAGGCACCCTGAGTTCGTCCAGCCAGACGGAGAAGCTGGTGGAGCTGGTGGAAGGGGAGAAGGTGGCCGTAAGTGGAGGTGACAGCGGCGACGAGTCCGGCACGGAGGAGAGTCCGCTCCGCGAGACCTTCACCGTCAAGCTGCTCTTCTACCCGAGTGGAAAGATCCCGACGCAGACCTCTGGGAACATCGTCTACGCTACCACTGCTATTATTT CGCTTTTTATCACCGTACTGTGCATTATCCTGGCCAACCTTCTCCCAGAGCTGCTGTCCGGGCATCCAGGCGTCGTGGTGCCCTGTGTCATCTTGACTTTGCTCTGCGTCGTCTGTCTCGTCATCATCTACAGGCAGCCGCAGAGCAAAGAGGCTCTCACCTTCAAG GTCCCTCTGCTTCCCTGGCTACCCCTGTTCAGCGTTTTCGTCAACATCTACCTCATGATGCAGCTGGACATGGGCACGTGGATCCGCTTCGCCGTCTGGATGCTCATCG GTTTCCTCATCTACTTCTTCTATGGTATTAGGAACAGCAGTGAAGCTGCCAAAAGGTCATCCCCTCGCAAATACGAGCCCGCGCTGCAGACCAAGAGGCCAATCTACACGGGCGCACCTGAcgacagtgacatggaggcagGCGGCAGCCCCTGA
- the LOC141753368 gene encoding ras-related protein Rab-39B-like yields METIWLYQFRLIVIGDSTVGKSCLIRRFTEGRFAQVSDPTVGVDFFSRLVEIEPGKRIKLQIWDTAGQERFRSITRAYYRNSVGGLLLFDITNRRSFQNVHNWLEEAQSHVQPHNIVFLLVGHKCDLEAQRQVTQQEAEKLAGAFGMRYVESSARESINVEKAFVDLTREIFELVRSGDIKIQDGWEGVKSGLVPSTVHSSEEVTKGSRQCFC; encoded by the exons ATGGAGACGATATGGCTTTATCAGTTTCGTCTGATCGTCATCGGAGACTCCACGGTCGGCAAGTCGTGTCTGATCCGGAGGTTCACGGAGGGCCGCTTCGCCCAGGTGTCTGACCCGACGGTGGGAGTGGACTTCTTCTCCCGCCTGGTGGAGATCGAGCCGGGCAAAAGAATCAAACTACAGATCTGGGACACTGCGGGACAGGAGAGGTTCAG GTCCATCACCAGAGCTTACTACCGTAACTCAGTGGGCGGGCTCTTGCTCTTCGACATCACAAACCGCCGTTCCTTCCAGAACGTCCACAACTGGCTGGAGGAGGCCCAGAGCCACGTCCAGCCGCACAACATCGTCTTCCTGCTGGTCGGCCACAAGTGCGACCTGGAGGCCCAGCGTCAGGTGACCCAGCAGGAGGCGGAGAAGCTGGCGGGGGCCTTCGGGATGCGCTACGTGGAGTCGTCGGCGCGAGAATCCATCAACGTGGAGAAG GCGTTTGTGGATCTGACAAGGGAAATCTTTGAGCTGGTACGGAGCGGGGACATCAAGATCCAGGACGGCTGGGAGGGCGTCAAGAGCGGATTGGTCCCCAGCACCGTCCATTCCTCCGAGGAGGTCACCAAGGGCAGCCGGCAATGCTTCTGTTGA